The following is a genomic window from Rhododendron vialii isolate Sample 1 chromosome 9a, ASM3025357v1.
GCATAATAGTGTAAAATGGCTGTGGGAAGGGCCATAGAGATTAGTCTGAGGCATGCACAAACTGGCTCCAGACGCCTACGTTGCAAAAgagggaggggaaaaaaaaaagatggaaaagGGTGAATAAGCTAGTTGGCCTTAGTTTAGGCATGTTCGAAATCACTAGATAGGCGTAACCATATCCTCTATGGTCTTGTAGAATCTATTATAATTGCTAGTATAGGAAACATAAAAAGAAGTGACCAATTGGTTGAGAGAATCTGTGAGTTGGAACTTGGGACCTCTCAGACAGGAAATCCATTGACACAAAAGTACACAACTCGTGACCGAGACAAATTTCATCAGGCGGGATGGTCTGAAGAATAATTGAACGACTACACTAGCTGCCAGGCAAAAATGGAAATGAAGGGTAAGGTTTGCATTAATGGCCAAATATAATTTGGAATCAAGAGGGTCACTTCCATGGGGTCTCGGCCTCaaaaggtttttcttttctctcactttcGGCTAATAATACTGCCACATTTTTGGACGGGGCAATTGAGATCACTGAGAGTGTGTTCCACTAATtaaaatgagtacttattttttgaattaaatgtgacgTATTGCGAGagaatcttagcggaacgggacctTAATCCCACTCAGTTGGAAAATACTAGTAGCTATATCTTTCtcttaaaaaaaagagtagctATATTTTAGAGCTATTTTTCACATTTAATTAACCCCATCAATATTGcacaaatacccaaaaaaaactccTAAAACTTACAATTCTTGCTATACGTCATTTGTAAACTATAGAGGGCGCTGAGTAATTGATCTCATTGTCGACAATCGTAGCTCCACCCCAGCCAAAAACTATGTACCCAAGACTTTCCTATCAAGCGTTCGAACTTAATCCAAATCTAGCACAAGTGTGAACTGTCCTAGAACTTCATGGTATATATGTTCGGGTCGTCAAGGGGATGTAGTAGTGTAATGTGAtatagaaaaaagagaaagaaaatatcAGATGgttaagtaaaaataaaaataaatacaaataaaCGATTGATTTCTTGCATGTATTTAACTAAGACGGAGTACTTACAGTACAACTAGAGATTAGTTTTACATTACTAATTTGAGGGTGcaattttgcttctttttttctttttttttttatgaattcagCGTAGAATATAAGATTCATGTGGGTGATGGTGAGGATTGATCGAATTCATGATCTTACTTGTGATTCATTTCCTTTGGCAGAGGAccattatttttagattttcgATTTTCTGTTTTCTCGTATTTGttgtgacaaaaaacaaaaatggagcaTAGTTTTCGCGGTCAATGAAAAATGAGAGAACTTTTGCTCAAAAGcttttttatttcattaattattaaagttaaataaTGTTTTTGAATTAGCAGAAcaaccacaccaccaccactgctgccACTCAACCACGACCAGAGATGGAGTCAAATTATTTTTATCAACGGAATCAAACACATACAGCTATATATGGGGTCAATAAGGATAATTGTCTAGTTTTAGTAGATTATCTAGGACAATTTTAAATTCTTAGGAGCCAAATatattaaaattaattttgaaatgtGTAGTAGTTCTTACGTGACTTTTTCTAAATCACGTCAAatgccttttttttcttaatctcGTTTTGTTTATCATGTCAAGTGAGACCAGCCTTATGCACCCGATGATGCACAGATAGGTGCACGTGCGGGTCTGCTttcgggtctcacacaaatgatctgaaTTGTCATTAGTTTTAGATCCTAGTTTCAGAATGGAAAATTAATACTCCTacattggatcaagcactttctGTTATCTGATTGAGGTACTCGAAAATATAGTTCAAAAGTAATGAATTGTTCATGTGAATAACTTCTTTGACTACCTCGATCGGGAAGTGGACCCCATGCACTGATCGGTGCACCATCGGTGCATACGCGTCGGTACCCATAGACGGGTTGTCACCATATGCATGCACAATGACGGAGCTATTTGTGGGCATATGGGGCCATGGTCCCCGCGTTGTttcgggatttttttttcaaattttaatattaagattagttattttttatttgttaagaattATATTTTGTATTGAGTGCTATGTAGACATTTAAATACTTAAGAATGTGTTCGTTTTAGGCcccaaaatccaatttctctctctgctcATGGTCTTtcataagttttttcttcaattattaatcttatttctctttctatctctctccactgatTATCTAAAAAACCTCccttaaaatctaaaccaaaaaaattattagattTCCGaatcttgaaattttaaaatcttgttcatAATCCGGTCCCCGCGTTTACGAAATCCTGGCTCCGTACCTGCATATGCATGACTCCGTTCATGACCACCACCCGCAACTATTGCTACAACCAGCACCCATCTTAATCACATTCACATCTActtaataaaacacaagggtgtggggaccacacaaacacaagttgaaatAAGGGCTGAAATTGATTTGATCCAATGGGCGATGtatgctctccaactctcttaagaaagtatccacactcttacaaatatattacaaaaatgccatcaagTTGAGAtgctatcaagattcaaagggtaattccaatttcaattgggataggtagtgccgtaggcacgggcaagcactagttcttttaaaaaatcCTACCATCCAAAATAAGAACCATTATGGAAATTCCTTTTGTGTATGTGCTTATCAAAATCATCAATTATTGATATTAACTGACTAGTACTTATGAGGAGTTTATTCATAGTAAATGAACATATTTAAGAATTAAGCATCACATTAGCACACTAATTTAATGTCGTTTCACTAGTAGTCGTGTAATTTTGGGGTTTCCTCAAACCGGTGCTATTTACAATTACTTACCATGATATAAAAAAtcttataaattaaaagatataaccaattttttttagaggaCGTTCCAAATAGTATACAGGACCAACAATTTGGTAAGACCAATAATTTGGGACCTAAGAAGTAGTAAACATGTGTCGCATCAGCGTCTCCAAgtctcaaaaaataaactagACACCAtaactgaaagtaaataattttggaaagtaAGCAAAGATTGATTTTAGGACTCTTCCTAACATGGATATGAGAAAAACACATTAAATGATCATATCTAAGATAATTAAGCATATCACATTAGCACACTAATTTAATGTCGTGCCTTAAATGACATAAAACACATGACCTTTGACCCCCACTCACACATTGGTGAATGGTAGACATACTTAAAATATGGTAAGTAATCGTTAATAGCATCGGGTTGAGGAAACCCCAAAATTACGCGGCTACTAGTGAAAACGACCTGTTTGATCCAGTCGGTAGCCTTCAATAGTCCAATGTGGATTGTTCCATTGGTGTATTGTTCCATTGGTGTGACGGTGTCTGCTACTACTTGGCTctaccgactctctctctctctctctctctctctctctctcagtctgAGCAACATTTAACACTTCCATAAATCCTCTAAGACAAGAAGCTTAGAAAGGTGCACCCTCCATGAATGAATGAACGAACGAATGAAGGCGGCGAATATACCTCAATAGATTCCATGCATAAAATGGAAGTGCGTGCAGGTATGACACTCGGTCGTCTCGTTAGAGAGTATTGCTCCATCACAGTCTATGCGTAGGGGACCCGTCACGTATGGGTGATTCTGAGAATATGTTTTAACCCGTATAAAGAATTATGAGAACTTGAACCGAGTCTTATCCGACCAAGTCCAAATTTCCGACAATTGAACCGACCCTCTTCTGTTACCTCAATAGATTCCATCTTAGAGCGCGCGCCCCacaccccccccaccccccgcGAAACACGTCCAAAATTGCTATATCCATGGCACACTGGTTTATGTCCTTCGACACCCATCCCTAAACCAATTCTCCTCTGTCTCAGTCAAATGTCTCTCCCTTCTTTAATTTGCAAAACAGAGCACTCCACTACTGAGTAAAACAGAGTGGGCTCACCCTCTTCAGATAAGGccttttttactctctctctctctctctctctctctctctctcgctttttcttgttttacctGGTGGACAAGTACGTAATTTGTTCACTAGCGGTCTCTTGGTGAATTGGCttgtttttttcgttttcatttAAAAGCAGAACACAGCAAGTACCTACCATATAATTGAGAGCAAATCAACCAGGGGTACTTCTGAAAGCTATGGAGCCATCTAAGAGTGATTTGAATTCTCATCAGCATCATTGTGTGGAGATATCGATGGAAGTGCACAAGGTGGTTCCACCACCCCACCGGAGCACGTTGGAGAAGCTCAAGACCAGGCTCAAGGAGACCTTCTTCCCCGACGACCCGCTGCGCCAGTTCCAAGGGCAAACAAGGAAGACGAAATGGATACTTGCAGCTCAGTACGTGTTCCCTATTCTGCAGTGGGGACCGAATTATAGTTTCCAACTCCTGAAATCTGATGTTGTTTCTGGCCTCACCATTGCTAGCTTGGCCATTcctcaggtctctctctctctctctctcacacacacactaacacaaacaaacacaacttTAAAGCACAATTTCAAACACAATTGCGTTTGAAGTCGTTCGATTTATGCAGACTATGGGTATCGAATGACTCCGAACGTAATTGTGTCTAAagttgtattttaaaattgcaTTGGTAACATTTGTTCTTGTGGCATATGCATTTTCTCTTTGTAGCATGTGCATTTTGACGTGTGTAGAAGGGACAAATACAGTTTTGTGAttgttaattaattttgtttttgttttggatttcaGGGAATCAGCTATGCTAAGCTTGCTAATCTGCCACCAATTGTTGGTTTATGTGAGTGTCCTCTTTGCGTTCATAGGCATAGGCATGTGTATAGATGTGAGCAcataaagaaattgattaacaAACATACTTTTCGACACGGATATGCATAAGTCATCTCGAATAATGCAATAGTATTGAGCAACGCAACGTAATcacgaaaataaaaaagaaattttcctCGGGCTTTGTTCGGATCCCTTTTGGgactttttttgagaaatttttgtgtGTAGTGAATGGAAAGAGAAATATGGttaataattagagatagagataatgattggagaaagatagaaaaagaaatgagaataataattgaatgagtggaaggaaaaatatgggtaatgattgaaagtatgaaTAATGAGTGGTGTTggagttagaaaaaaaaattgagaaggaATCCGAACAAAGCATGAGTTTTTGGGCCAAATTTATTTAGGTGTTTTATTTGGCCCAAGAACTTATTATATTTACAGGACTACTTATTGATTTTTGTGTGTAAATATTTGCCTCCTCTATCTATCCGTGTCGCTATATTTCGTAATTTCTGAAATTACATTGAGCCACAAATGCCGTCATTCCGAATTGATCGAGGATCACATAAGACTGCTTTATTTCTTGCAAAATTTTGTACCATAACTCTGTTTAAAGGTTGTTTAATGTAATTAACATTTTTTTGGTGCATCTTTTTTCTAGATTCAAGCTTTGTTCCTCCTCTTGTATATGCTGTCCTTGGGAGCTCCAGGGACCTTGCAGTGGGACCTGTTTCTATAGCTTCTCTCATAATGGGATCGATGCTTAGAGAAGAGGTCTCACCTTCCAATGACCCCCTCTTGTTTCTGCAATTGGCCTTTTCTTCCACCTTCTTTGCTGGTGTCTTTCAAGCTTCTTTAGGGATATTGAGGTAATTAATCATTCCAGATTAATTTCTCTACTGTATTATTTCCATAATTGTGAATCTAAGATAGATAACTAATGCGATGGGCTCTGGCCCAGTTGCCACTTTCTAAACTCTCCTGTAATTTTGTGGTAGATTAAATTCAAAGTTGATGGTTTATCCGTTCTGGTAACGTGTGAACGTAAACAAATAGATAATAATCACATTAATTCTAAAAgtgggcccaacaaaaaaaatcttgtaACTTCACTGTTTATGTGTTGTAATTatcgtatttttttatttggtaatttGTTGGTATTTGATGTTTGGGGTGCTTGCAGACTTGGcttcataattgattttctttcaaaagctaCCCTTATTGGGTTCATGGCCGGTGCTGCCATCATAGTCTCTCTTCAGCAGCTCAAAGCCCTTCTTGGCATAAAAAACTTCACCAAACAAATGGGCTTGGTTCCTGTCTTGAGCTCCGTCTTCCACCACAAAGACGAGGTCAGTTCCTTTTTGGAAAACATATATGCGTTTTCTGAGACACAACTGTGTCCGGAGTCGTTCGTTGCATGGTGATCTATGTGCATCAGACGGTTCCGGACGTAGTAGTATCCGGAGTTCTATCTTAAAATTGTGTTTGGTAGCATTTTTTTCTCCGAGAAAATGCACGTTTTCCAAGAAAAAAGTAGACGTCTGATTTGATACTAGCTTTGTCCAACTTTTTGTTTGTGCGTATAGCACTACTCAGAGTTTGGTCAATGAGAAAATCTTTTGAGCAGTTCCATGAAAGAAGGTTAAATAACTTTTTATAAAACACTTTTTTGATGTTTTGCCAAAAGTGCACATATATAGATATACTATTGACAAAATGCATTATTACTCTATTGTGGAAATAATTGTGCAGTGGTCGTGGCAAACCATATTGATGGGCGTTTGCTTCCTTGTGGCCCTCCTTTTAGCAAGACACATTGTAAGAAGTTCCTCCACATTCTCTTTTTGCAAGTATTCCTAAATTGTATGGTCGACTTTCATAAAAAACAGAGCGCGATCTGGGCTGTCGGTTTCggttttggacgatccggatttaaatgaaattttttcgaggagaaaagtttcatttaaatccaaACCGTCTAAAGCCATAACAGACGCACGCGATTGAACTCCGTAAACCCGTGTTCACGAAAGCTCTGTTGAaagatatttccaaaaatagaatACTACTTACTACATATCAAAGTAACCAAACAATAGACTAAGCTCCCGTTCAGGGCTAGCCTTGACCATTTCAGTCTTTTAACGGAAATCAAAGATGAGGtcctttattcaattttttacgGACAAAACATAAAGTAGGTAAATTACCTTTATAAATTAATACGGCCATTCATCAACATAAAAAGTATTCCGAACAAAAATCTAACCATGTGAGATTTTTAAAAGCATCACTTAAAGGATACTAATCCCCCCAGAAAGCCCGAACATacaagatttcaaaaacatcaCTTAAATATTTACCCTACTTGTAATTTTTACAGCAAAAAGTACTAATTATGCCCGCACAACGAATTTTACCGAATGCCCCGTTATGTTTCACCGTATTTTCTAGATTGGTACAGTCTTCGAACATTTATCAGTTGTAGAATTAATTTATTcgcatcaaataaaaaacaaaaacattaatGGCGTGTAAATCATTATGTATAAGGTTTTTTCCAGAATTTTACGGTGAGTACCgaggacttcgggttggtgctgtgccGTGAGATGCGCAACTCCACAGCACCATGATGCGCACCTTCGAGCcatcggatctcatctcggcaactaacgatcgagagccgtaCGTTCATTTGCTGATATGAGATCCAatccgtcggatgcacgatccaacggctcggaggtgcacaCATATGTGCatagcaccatcccccaattcagGTAGCGAAATAATGTGGCATCTAAATTTTGTTAGTAGTAATATTTTTAGGTGTTTAAAGCTGCCGCACCTTGAACTCTACCCTTGGGCCGACACTGCTCCCATCCAGTCATTGTACCCTCTAGTTTAGTTCACTTCTTGATTGCTGGACCTACAATCATAATTAGACATGTTAATATCAAAGTGCAAAGAAATACATACtatgtttttgcaaaaattagCTCGATTGGTCATCAATAAAAACGTCGACAAGTCAAATTtgcaaaagacaaaataaacaacaaaTGCACTTTTCAAACCTTAACCATCTATTTTGTCTTCTCGAAAATCTGAACTGTTGATATTTCTATTGATgtccgaatttttttttattatcaatttTATTGATGTCGGATTGAACTGATCCTTTGTCAGAATATACTTACTTCTATGCAAGGCTTCCCTATCGCTTTCAATATATTAATAATTTGCTAGTTCTCGTGTCTTTTCAATAACAAGGTGTCAAATGTTTGAAGTTAGGTCATACATTGTTCTCGACTTTGGAAAGTTCTCCATTTTTCGCAAGAGACGAGGATTCCGTATATGTCCAGACTAAGACCATATcaccaaaacttaaaaaatcaCCTAACATAGTGTGAAGCGCGTGTGTTTTTTATATTCAAATGTCCGGTTTTGCTTTGtctgcacctcgactaattctggaaACTGTAAAGTTAACGGTCAGGCAAACCTCCAGTACCCCCAAGATTTGGAAATTTTGGCCTTTGTGAAATTAGAACTTGCGACCTCTTAGGAACAAACCTTTTAATTTCGTTCCCATACCCATTTGGCCAAATTCCTTAGGATTTTATATAGCGATCGATGCTGGGTTGTGTGTATTGAAAGTACGTCCAACTGTTTTAAGGCTTGAGAAGGCAAAGGTTTGCAATTTTAGAGGAGGTCCTTGAGATATTTTTGTAATGTATATATGTAGGGTTGTTGTTTGATTACAATCTAActtattattgaaaaaaaaattatgtgtggAGTTACATGACCCGATGGCAGTAGTCATTGTTTGACTAATATTCATAtcagaaaaagtccaaaaaatcccaaaaacccTTAGCGGAATTTAGTATtcgtgaaaaaaattgaaaatatgtgTGGAGCTACTTGACCCGATGGCCCGATGGCAGTAGTCATTAATTGACTAGCAATCTAACATTCATATCGGAAAAAAAGCATTTTGATACGAAATTATACATTATGATCTCTAAAACAGATGATTCGATCACCAAAATTTGACCAAGGTAGATTCCGCGCACTTAGACTCGACCAGTTTAATCCAAATAAAGAACAGAGAAAATCTGGTCCCTGTCCTCCATCAAAAAGGATGGATTATTTTTCGGTAATACTTAAAATATAAGAAAGATTGATCACAATCTAATGGGATTTGGTCGGTCAAAAGGGCCAATCTTGGCCTGGTGGTCCAGCAATCCTGATTTTATGATAGTGCCGAGACAAACTGCCCTGATTCAAAAGGATCCTTAACTATTTTTTACAGTATTTTTTGAAGACTTTTGTTGACCTTGTGTTTCTGGGAGTTTAAAACCCCACATagtctctgctctctctctcttttttttaagggaCAAGACGAGAAAACCCTCCATTGTCAAGGTTACTTTAGACCCAACATTATATAAACAAATATATTGAATATCCAAAAACATGATTACATATTCATCGAACGGCTCCAATTGCAATTGACACATGTGTATCGAACGGCTCTAGGGCATTAAATAGGAATTTTTTGGACGGAAGATAGGAAAATCCGACTTATAATGAGGTTTACGatggatgcaaaaaaaaaaaattaatgaaatgtGTGCGAACGCAGAGCATGAGAAGACCGAAGCTATTCTGGGTGTCAGCCGGAGCACCCCTTGCGTCTGTGATCCTCTCTACCCTTCTGGTTTTTGCCTTCAAAGCTCAAAATCATGGCATCGGTGTAGTAAGTTCTGCAACCCACAGCTCCTGTTTCTTAACTTCCTCCCCAGACATTATATTAGTCTTTATTGTTGGCATTGTGGTATAccttaaaatttaatttaaatgtGTTTATATTTTGCGAATGATTTTTACATCCCACTCTCGACAAAATATAAAGTGCTCGATCTACTTGGCCGTATTATGTGAAAAGTTCAATTAAAAAGAACCCTTATTTCTCTTTAGCATGCAGTGTAAGGGTAGATTTGTAATATGGTAAGTAAAATGTGAAAATCATCTAATTGTAGTACTTTGGTGGTGTGGTGCCTATTGTCACCTctgattggttttttttttttcctctcattttttgatttttgtttatgGGTTAGATTGGAAAACTACAGCAAGGATTAAATCCTCCTTCATGGAACATGTTGCATTTCCATGGAAGCTACCTGGGACTCATAATGAAGACCGGACTTATTACCGGCATCATTTCTCTTACCGTAAGTTTCAATTATGTCTACTCAGTTTGGTTTTAGtgttaaatttgaaaaaggagTAGCGATTGATCATTATAAGACTCTTCTGATCAAATCAATCGCAAGCCAATTACTCAGGGTGTGTTCGAAAATAGAGTAGTGATACACTTCATCTGGACCCTTGTTTCGGAGACGCTAGCTTAGGCACTATGAAACTGGTCCTAAAATAGtgtttagttttaaaaaataattacttatatttttgTGTCCCTAGCTTTAATGCGTGTAACAAAGAAAACTGCTATTCTTCAGTGTTTTAGTCAATATACAAATCTGGTTTACAGGAAGGAATTGCTGTGGGAAGGACATTTGCTGCTTTAAAGAACTACCAAGTAGATGGAAACAAGGAGATGATTGCAATAGGCATGATGAACATAGTTGGCTCCTCCACTTCCTGCTATGTCACAACAGGTTTCCATATCTGCTCTTTCAAGCCTTTGCACATTAGAATTCGAAACACGTGTATCTAATGAGCTATTTTTTGGGGTAAAATTTCATCAGGTGCCTTTTCTAGGTCAGCGGTGAATCACAATGCAGGTGCAAAAACTGCAGTGTCCAACATCATAATGGCGGTCACAGTGATGGTCACGCTACTGTTCCTCATGCCACTTTTCCAGTACACCCCTAATGTTATACTGGGCGCAATCATAGTCACTGCTGTTGTTGGCCTCATCGATATCCCCGCTGCTTACTACATTTGGAAGATTGACAAGTTCGATTTCCTCGTGATGTTATGTGCCTTTTTTGGCGTTATTTTCATCTCTGTGCAGGGAGGTTTAGCCATTGCAGTAAGTAATCAATTCTCCCATTTGGTAGAAGTCTGTTCAAGGCCCGGCTTTTTTGTTGGCACAAGTCTCAATAGGTTTAATCAGCTATGAAGTAGATTTGAAGAATAAGTTGCCCAATAGTTTTTGGAGCATTAGGAATGCCAAAGATCAGAGCAGGGCCAAACTAGGAGCCAGGGGCACAATGGTCATTTTACGAACAAGCTCAGGAATGCTTTGCCTCAAATGAGTTGGCTGAAACAGCCCAAGGAGCTCATCCGGATTTGAGGCAATTCCGAGCTTGTTCAAAATAACTGTTCTAACCCTTGCCTGACATTTGGCCCCCCTTCTACCGCTGACCATCCCAATGAAGGCAACTTGTTCACATCAAGTTATCATATGTTCAACCAAATATAACATAGAAAAACAAGGAAAAGGCGGCAATGAAACAGTCTTTGAAAGGTTATATTCCACCCCAGAACATGGTTTTACGATGGTTAATGATCAACAGGTGGGGTTATCCATTTTCAAGATCCTCATGCAAATAACTAGGCCCAAAACAGTGATGGTGGGGAACATTCCCGGCACAGATATCTACCGCGATATTCACCACTACAAAGAGGCCACCACAGTCCCAGGCTTCCTCATTTTAAGCATTGAATCTCCAATCAACTTTGCTAACACAACTTACCTCAATGAGAGGTAACTCTCAACTCACTAGTACCATTAATAGCTACTGTTAACTTGTTCCCACTTGATCTTGATTTTTAGTCCTTTTTTGTTGATCCaggattttgagatggatagaAGATTATGAAGCAGAAGAAGATACTAAAAAGCAACAAAGCCTCAGATTTGTTGTCCTAGATTTGTCACGTAAGTTCCTCAATTAAGCATGGCGTCATTTTGTCAGGAATTCCAAATAGTTTCCCAAATCAAgagcaattttattttttatttgatttttttatgcaaaagaGTTTATGAAAATTCAAGCAACTAACAGTATAGCATTGACATTGCCCCATGTAACATTTAGTTGGGCTTCTATCAATACTTATATGTATTCCACTTTTGTGTTCTCTAGCTGTGAGTTCCATAGATACAAGTGGAGTGTCATTGTTTAAAGAATTGAGGAAGGTAGTGGAAAATAAGGGTATTGAGGCAAGTACACTAGAACTTCAATCTAGCAGTATCCCTTTTTGTGCTTCTGTTAATTCACTCGTACCTTAATAGTTTAGTAATATTTTACCTTATTCTTTGGCACCACAGCTTGTGTTGGTGAATCCAATTGGTGAGGTTATTGAAAAGCTGCAACGAGCAGATGAAGACCACGATCTCAGCAGACCAGATTGCCTTTTCTTGACTGTTGGAGAGGCCGTTGCTTTGCTTGTTTCGACTGTCAAGGCCCAATCATCAAGTCATATATGATCttcgaattttattttttgggtcaaGGGTATTGAATAATGTTCTCCTTTTGCTGGTTCTCTTAACAACAGATGTGAGTTAATAAATGTTCAAAATGTAACTGTATAAGGATTTGTGTAACTCTAAATTCTCATATGTACAACACCGCACATTGCAGATTGTATAACCTTGTGTAAGAATTAATTTTTGAACTAAAATGAATATCCTTGTATTCTAATACACAACTGTCTCAAAAGAAGTGGAGTTCAAAAGGTCGTACTCAGGACATAAGGTTCCTCTTTAAGGAAGGGTTTGAGGGTTAAGTGGGCAATTCTACCCCGCCTTTTGTGGAAAGGTTGATTCCTAATTTCCCATGCATCAAACCCATGCTGCGTCAGTGGGGGCAGATAGCGCATTTGTCTTTGTGCCATCCACACCTTACTATTTGTTCGGTTGTTCCATTCCCACCTTCTCGTCCCCATGAACTtctatcttttgttgaaatatGATGGAGACATTTGAGACTTGGAAGTTGAGTTGAGACTAATTCTGTCAAATAATGCACTTATCAAAAGGGTATATCAGGGTCGCGGCAATATGCAAAGAGATTCAAATCATGAACGCCACTAACATGCATTGTCTCTATGAGTTGCTTTACGGGACACATGAACAAATATACCAACTGTGACTAGAACATTCCACACTTTACTAGAGATGGAAAGTTATAACATTAAAGCTAACCGCATGTGATCATACGTACTAAGAGCTATCAACCAATCTGAAATGATCTGTAACTATATATATCTAAAATCTCATGAACTTGTAACAGGGTCAGTTTAACAACTGATTTATACAATTAAAGCCTAGTGCACTTGGCTCCGTTGAAAAATATAACGTATTGCAACTACAACGGCTAAGAATAAGAACATTAGTTCATTCTGCACACCTCCAAATTTCTTGCTGAAAGACTATCATCTATTGTAGTAAGTGGCCCATCAACATTAGAAGTTGCTGCA
Proteins encoded in this region:
- the LOC131301888 gene encoding probable sulfate transporter 3.3; its protein translation is MEPSKSDLNSHQHHCVEISMEVHKVVPPPHRSTLEKLKTRLKETFFPDDPLRQFQGQTRKTKWILAAQYVFPILQWGPNYSFQLLKSDVVSGLTIASLAIPQGISYAKLANLPPIVGLYSSFVPPLVYAVLGSSRDLAVGPVSIASLIMGSMLREEVSPSNDPLLFLQLAFSSTFFAGVFQASLGILRLGFIIDFLSKATLIGFMAGAAIIVSLQQLKALLGIKNFTKQMGLVPVLSSVFHHKDEWSWQTILMGVCFLVALLLARHISMRRPKLFWVSAGAPLASVILSTLLVFAFKAQNHGIGVIGKLQQGLNPPSWNMLHFHGSYLGLIMKTGLITGIISLTEGIAVGRTFAALKNYQVDGNKEMIAIGMMNIVGSSTSCYVTTGAFSRSAVNHNAGAKTAVSNIIMAVTVMVTLLFLMPLFQYTPNVILGAIIVTAVVGLIDIPAAYYIWKIDKFDFLVMLCAFFGVIFISVQGGLAIAVGLSIFKILMQITRPKTVMVGNIPGTDIYRDIHHYKEATTVPGFLILSIESPINFANTTYLNERILRWIEDYEAEEDTKKQQSLRFVVLDLSPVSSIDTSGVSLFKELRKVVENKGIELVLVNPIGEVIEKLQRADEDHDLSRPDCLFLTVGEAVALLVSTVKAQSSSHI